The Polyodon spathula isolate WHYD16114869_AA chromosome 23, ASM1765450v1, whole genome shotgun sequence genome has a window encoding:
- the LOC121297742 gene encoding ras-related protein Rab-22A-like: protein MALRELKVCLLGDTGVGKSSIVWRFVEDSFDPNINPTIGASFMTKTVQYQSELHKFLIWDTAGQERFRALAPMYYRGSAAAIIVYDITKEESFQTLKNWVKELRQHGPPNIVVAVAGNKCDIADAREVLEKDAKDYADSIHAIFVETSAKNGININELFLEISQRIPSAVSSAGAGGKGFKLRRQPSETKRRCC, encoded by the exons ATGGCACTTCGCGAGTTGAAGGTTTGTCTGCTTGGG gacactgGGGTTGGTAAATCAAGTATTGTTTGGAGATTTGTGGAAGATAGCTTTGATCCTAATATCAATCCAACTATTGG GGCATCCTTTATGACGAAAACTGTGCAGTACCAGAGTGAGCTACACAAGTTCCTCATCTGGGACACAGCCGGGCAGGAgcgg TTCCGGGCTTTGGCACCAATGTATTACAGAGGATCTGCTGCTGCTATCATTGTGTATGACATCACAAAAGAG GAGTCTTTCCAGACACTGAAGAACTGGGTGAAAGAACTGAGACAGCATGGGCCTCCCAATATCGTTGTTGCAGTCGCAGGAAACAAATGTGACATTGCCGATGCAAG GGAAGTGCTTGAAAAGGATGCCAAGGACTACGCAGATTCCATCCATGCTATCTTTGTGGAAACAAGTGCCAAAAACGGCATTAACATTAATGAGCTCTTCCTAGAAATAA GTCAGAGGATTCCATCTGCTGTTTCCAGTGCTGGAGCAGGAGGCAAGGGATTCAAACTTAGGAGGCAACCATCCGAGACCAAGCGCAGATGCTGCTGA